The genomic region GGGTGACGAACAGCATGGTGAAGCGGAGCTGATCCCACAACCCGAGCAGCTCCTCTTGCATCCTGCGGCGCGTCAACGCATCGAGCGCAGCGAAGGGCTCGTCCATCAGCAGGATATCGGGCTCCATCGCCATCGCACGCGCGATCGCGACGCGCATCTTCATCCCGCCCGAAAGCATATGCGGATAAGCGTCGGCGAACTTCGCCAGCCCGACCCGCGCGATCATGTCCCGCGCGCGCTCCATCGCCTCGCGGCCGCGGAAGCGCCCTGTGGCGCGCATCGGGAACAGGACGTTGCCGAGCACCGTCTTCCAGGGCAGGAGCTGCTCGAACTCCTGGAACACCATCATCCGATCGGGCCCTGGTTGCACGATCGGCCTCCCGTTGATGGTCAGCCGCCCCTCGGCCGGCGCGAGGAACCCGCCAACCGCCTTGAGCAGCGAGGACTTTCCGCAGCCGGAGGGGCCGAGCAGGATGAAGCGGTCGGACGGAAGGACGTCGAAATCGACGCGCCAGGTGGCGGTGACGATGTGGTGCGGCGTGCGGTATTGCAGGGTGACGCCTCGCGCCGAAAGCAGAGGCCTTGGCATCGCCTGCTGCCCCGCCGCCGCGCTCCGGGCCGCGGCGATCGCGTCCGCCTCCATCCGCTCAGGATCCCAGCAGGTGGGCGATGTCCTCGACATAGACGTCCTGCCACCGCTCCGGCCTGGCGCGAATGCTGCCGTTGCGGTGCATGAACGCCGCGAAGGCCATGATCTTCTGCGGCGTGGTCGTCCACGCGATCTCGGGGTCACGGATGATCTTCACGGCATCGTCCTTGCTGAGG from Elioraea tepida harbors:
- a CDS encoding ABC transporter ATP-binding protein, with the translated sequence MEADAIAAARSAAAGQQAMPRPLLSARGVTLQYRTPHHIVTATWRVDFDVLPSDRFILLGPSGCGKSSLLKAVGGFLAPAEGRLTINGRPIVQPGPDRMMVFQEFEQLLPWKTVLGNVLFPMRATGRFRGREAMERARDMIARVGLAKFADAYPHMLSGGMKMRVAIARAMAMEPDILLMDEPFAALDALTRRRMQEELLGLWDQLRFTMLFVTHSIEEAILVGSRMLVLSPHPGQVRAELNAEAFHHGNVDQAAFGALSKRIHRLLFEDRGTPT